One stretch of Variovorax sp. 54 DNA includes these proteins:
- a CDS encoding AAA family ATPase gives MKFKGSDNYVATQDLMLAVNAAITLQRPLLVKGEPGTGKTMLAEEVAQALDMPLLQWHIKSTTKAQQGLYEYDAVSRLRDSQLADVDGGQRVKDIQNYIIKGVLWQAFTADQPVALLIDEIDKADIEFPNDLLREIDRMEFYCYETRELIRAKHRPLVFITSNNEKELPDAFLRRCFFHYIKFPDAETMKHIIAVHFPNLKQELLTSAMKTFYDVRNLPGLKKKPSTSELLDWLKLLVAEDIPLEALQSKDDKVAVPPLVGALLKNEQDVTLFEKLVFMQRNNR, from the coding sequence ATGAAATTCAAGGGCTCAGACAACTACGTCGCCACTCAGGACCTGATGCTGGCGGTCAATGCGGCCATCACATTGCAGCGCCCGCTGCTCGTCAAGGGCGAGCCCGGCACCGGCAAGACCATGCTGGCCGAGGAAGTGGCGCAAGCGCTCGACATGCCGCTGCTGCAGTGGCACATCAAGTCGACCACCAAGGCGCAACAGGGCCTGTATGAATACGACGCCGTGAGCCGCCTGCGCGACTCGCAACTGGCCGACGTGGACGGCGGCCAGCGCGTCAAGGACATCCAGAACTACATCATCAAGGGCGTGCTGTGGCAGGCCTTCACGGCCGACCAGCCGGTCGCGCTGCTGATCGACGAGATCGACAAGGCCGACATCGAATTCCCGAACGACCTGCTGCGCGAAATCGACCGCATGGAGTTCTACTGCTACGAGACGCGCGAACTCATTCGTGCCAAGCACCGTCCGCTGGTGTTCATCACCTCGAACAACGAGAAGGAACTGCCCGACGCCTTCCTGCGCCGCTGCTTCTTCCACTACATCAAGTTCCCCGATGCCGAGACGATGAAGCACATCATCGCCGTGCACTTCCCGAACCTGAAGCAGGAGCTGCTCACGTCGGCGATGAAGACCTTCTACGACGTGCGCAACCTGCCCGGCCTGAAGAAGAAGCCCTCGACCTCCGAGCTGCTCGACTGGCTCAAGCTGCTCGTGGCCGAAGACATTCCGCTCGAAGCCCTGCAGAGCAAGGACGACAAGGTCGCCGTGCCGCCGCTGGTGGGCGCGCTGCTCAAGA